The genomic stretch TTAAAAGAACTGTCCAGAATTCTTTATGCAGTTTATTTAAACTATGGCTAAAGAACCCAATGAATTTACCTTTTTTATTTATAAGTTTACTAGGAATCTAGCACCTTAGCAGCATTCTTCAACACATTCTTCTCACAGGGTCACATTTATCTAGATTTATtattggttttcttcttcttctctggaaTTTTACTACTTAATACGAAGGAACTTATCTCCTGTGGCAATGGAAAGGAAAGACAAGATTTTCCCAGAAGAAGCCAGTATCAGAGCAATTATGTAAAACTAAGGCCAAAAACAGACAGCCCTTGTGCACCAGATTGGAGccgcggcaactgcacaccggccccaatctggcctttttccTGGCAGTCTTATTGCCCCTATGtaatttttcatttcaaaatttacTAACCAAGCATGCATACTAACAACCCCCTTTGATTGAAAAAATTATCCAGGTTGCAAGCCATGAAGTCCATATACAACCTCCAGTAAGtgcacaatcttttttttttttaaaaaagaattaccaAATCATTAATATAAGCAGGAAGAGATAGGTAAACTGGAAAGGATGTTAATAGCACAGCAACATAAAATTTCTATATCAGGACTTCACCGTATAAGGCTGCTAACTAGAACTGTTGCTTAGTTACCATTTAAGGATTCAACCTAAATAAAGtgaagtccaacattcaaactgtgTGGGATTTGGCACACATAATGGACATATTCTGAAATCAAACCATGTGAGAAATGCAGCTGGATGGCTTTAAGGTCACTGCAATAAGGCAAAGTAATCAAAACCTTATATTGATGCTTACCACTATCCTGGCACCAATGTCATCATTGCTGGAATTCTTATTTTGGTCTTCTTCACTGAAACACAAATGCCCAATAAGCTCTATTTTTATATTGAAAAGAACAGATGCATCaaataattaacaattttaaAGCACTTTCTACATGATTCAAAGCATTTTGTGTGCATCTTTTCACTGTAATGTTTACAAAAAAAGTTTGAAGATAAGTAGTATCATATCCCTCGTACAGCAGATAGCAGCAGCTGAGCTACAGATAAATGTAAGGCATGACAGCATACTCGCATATGTGTTTCACTGCTGGACCCCTCTGCCTTATGGAGGAAAATCTGATACTTTCAGGATGGGGAATTGATCAAAAATGGAAATTCGGGGGGAAATTGAAAGGTATTAACTTTCTTATTGAACCTATACTTTTTTAAATGCTCTGAATTTCATCCAAGAGTAAAGCAGCTGAGAGAAATCCTTTCCTAGTCACTCCATTTCCAATTCTTCaactagaaaacaaaacaatttgtcTTCTGAAAAAATTATTCACCCCAGGTCGCTATCTCACTAGGCATAGAGGAAATGTCTCAAAGCACTGCTAGCGGTATTGCTGACAAATATTATGAACAAATATATTGAAAGAATCAGGAACAAGGCATTTCTAGGGTTAGTCGAAATTGTTTTCTTAAAGTACCGCAAGGCAACCTGGTTTCCTCCAGATATTCTGTACCACTGTCTATCAGCCTAGCCACTACTATGGTCACTGCTTAAGCACTATGTCGCAGCCCCACAATATCTGATGGAACAATGGATTATCAATCTATCCCAGCAGGCAGTTTCTACTGTAAGAAACTGATGCCTGTATTTTTAAGCCATATAtgtgtaaataataaaattagcCTCTGTATAAATAATACTGAGACAAATGTAAAGCTTGGAGAAGGTGGCCTAGCATTAAATTCCTCCACTAAAGTCTTGCATTACGTATGATTTGCTTGACTACAACAATGCCAACAATTAGGAAAGTATAATCATACATACCTTGTCTCTTCAATGGGAGAAAGAGAACCATCATCATCCAGATATTTGTATTTCCGTGACTCCAGACTCTCATTTTCTAGATCATCCACAGCATTCAATTTTGTCAAAGACTTTTTAAGGTGCTGCTCACATTTCAGAGCTTCAACGTATCTGAGGTATCCTTGTAAAGCTGCTTGCTAGGAGAGAATTGTTCTtccatcaacaaataccaacaCACAAGAGTATGAAAGACAATCAATTTACATTTTTGTGCAATCCTTCCaatggggaatttttttttaattaagactGTTACACTGTAGAAGCCAACTGTATTAAGATTCAATACAGTACAAAATCTCAGAACATTGCTAGCAGCCAGCTATTTCCTCTAGAACTGTTTAATGGCAACTTACCTCATAGCGATGCACATATTTAAATGGCAGGTATCTCCGTCCACAGAGTTTCTCCAAAAAGGGAAAATGAAGGCCTCTATCTCTATATCTCTTCTTCCGCTCAATCACTGAGATTTTTGGATACTGTCCCTTTGGAGATTTCCTTCGTTTCCTTTGTTTCCGACATGTTGTAGTTTCTTTCTCATACAGCCACCACCTTTTGGTCCTCCAACGCTTCTTCCTATGCTGCTTCCTTACAAAGTAATAGTCAAAAAATGCTCTGACGTCAATTTTAGGTTTAGGCAATTTGAGACAACTCTTCGATTTTACAGAACCAGTTGAAGAAACACCTAGTGTCCGGCCACCGACTGTATTTTCAGAAGACGGTCCACACCTTGCTTTTTTAGCTTTCCTTCTTGACTGCTTCAGTGAACACAATCCAGAGTTTCTCCTGTTccagaaataaaaatgcagagcTGATCAATGGCACAACATTTAATCAAATCCTTACACTATAGATGAGATAAATCATTTTCTAGAGTGTATAGCCTATGCTAGCACAACCTAAGCCAGCAGTCATTTGTTATAATGGGTGAAGAACATGAACGCCCACATCCAACACATCTGCTGCCATTAGGTTAGGGAAGGCTACCTAATAGATAACATTTTTAGGTGAACCTGTGCTACAGCCTCCTTTTATGCTATTCATCCACAAAAAATAGATCCCAAGTATATGACACTACTCATCCCTCCCgatttgctgggtttaggggcacaggacccctttgaatgtggaaaaaccacaaataacaaaaacactacgtttctacctgagaggacacctctctaggaatctctaggtcctccagtgcaactctgtctgtggtcaacatttgccagacactgaccactgaactgcactggaggagctacaaatgcctagaggagtgttctccctaggaatctctaagtccttcagtgtgacttttggatacatttgaccatagagttgctctggaggatgacctagacattcctagagaacatattaataaaatccgtgaataatcaaattcaccaAAGTCAAAGCtccaaatatggaggaatgagtgtataaCCTAAGGGCTGTTATATGAAACTGGAGCATCTGTATTAATAGTGCTTGCTACAGAGGCTtcaagcagagcttgaaaatgacAGAGGGAAAAGCTATTTTTGACTATGCAGAACAGATGTACAACAGCTGTAGTCTTTGATTTAAACAAGACAACGTACTCAAAAACTGTGCCCTTCCTGTTAATTCATGCACTCTAGCATTCTGTTACTGGAATGTTGTAATTTTGGTTCCATTGGGCAAAAATTCAAAAGATATTTAATGGAAATGTGCATACAAGTAACTTAGAAACCAGTCTCACCAGCTGGAAACATTAAGATAGGATGTAAAGCTCTTGGATAGGCATGCAGGTAACACATGCAGTAGGACCATTTCAGAGGGTCATAAGCcagcgtggcacagtggtttgcgTGTTGCACTATGACCCTAGAGACTAGGCTTCAATTCCCATAAAacctattgagtgaccttgggcaagtcaaatgctctcagcctcagggaaaggcaatgacaaacctcaataaatcttgccaagaaaaggccatgatagtttgccttagggtcaccgtaaatcggaaatgatttgaaggcacaaaacaactacCAAAGTATGCATCTAGATGGAAACTATACAAGCTAGGATGGATTGCTAAGAAGCAGCTCAGGAAAGACTGCAACTGTCTTTCTTAGAGAGGTAAGAGGAACATGCACCTCTGAAGCCATATATCATACAAACTAATCTTCAGTGCAGGTCTGCTTTGCTGAACAtgtacagaacaaaaaaaaaattaagactcACTTCTTTGAAACTTGGTGATCAGGAAAAGAGGCAGCTGAGCACACTTCTAACTGTGGTAAGCCTTGAGAAGGACCTTGGTCAGAGTCTTCATCACAGTCTAATGCAGAGTCTTCTGTTTCAG from Sceloporus undulatus isolate JIND9_A2432 ecotype Alabama chromosome 3, SceUnd_v1.1, whole genome shotgun sequence encodes the following:
- the TAF1D gene encoding TATA box-binding protein-associated factor RNA polymerase I subunit D, with the protein product MADIAETEDSALDCDEDSDQGPSQGLPQLEVCSAASFPDHQVSKKRNSGLCSLKQSRRKAKKARCGPSSENTVGGRTLGVSSTGSVKSKSCLKLPKPKIDVRAFFDYYFVRKQHRKKRWRTKRWWLYEKETTTCRKQRKRRKSPKGQYPKISVIERKKRYRDRGLHFPFLEKLCGRRYLPFKYVHRYEQAALQGYLRYVEALKCEQHLKKSLTKLNAVDDLENESLESRKYKYLDDDGSLSPIEETSEEDQNKNSSNDDIGARIVEISSFVLSSKIPEKKKKTNNKSR